A DNA window from Anastrepha obliqua isolate idAnaObli1 chromosome 5, idAnaObli1_1.0, whole genome shotgun sequence contains the following coding sequences:
- the LOC129248510 gene encoding uncharacterized protein LOC129248510 — MQPKSFQKEMIIEGNYPEPTPKRGPKLIYKVMFFAVGILSALTICILIRLSNNLTMEKKKEALRRFEEFTSHVIEQNNHPK; from the exons ATGCAGCCAAAATCTTTCCAAAAAGAAATGATAATTGAAGGAAATTATCCTGAGCCAACACCAAAGCGAGGACCCAAGCTGATATATAAG GTTATGTTCTTCGCCGTTGGTATATTGTCAGCCCTCACAATTTGCATACTGATTCGATTATCAAACAATTTGACCatggaaaagaaaaaggaaGCTTTGCGACGTTTCGAAGAGTTTACAAGTCATGTCATTGAACAAAATAATCATccaaagtga